The Nitrospiria bacterium genomic interval CATGGAGCGTCCGTTCATCTCCCGGAACGACAGCTCGGGATGGACCTCCAAAATCCTTTTTTGCAATTCGGGGGTCATCTGCTCGTCCACCTCGCGGACCTTGGGAAGGATCCCGAACCCCTGGCGGGTCAGGCCGTGCCGCTTCGCTTCTTCATAGACGGCCGCCCCGAGCGCCGCGCGGACCGGCGGAGAAAACACGCTGCTCGACCGGGGAGGGCCGAGGAGCCGCCGCGCCTGCCGGTCGCAGGCCCGGCCCCCTTTAGACTCGGCGCCCAGCAGGCCGATCGGGATGTCGATCGCGATCACGTCCGGAAACGGATCGAGCACCAGAAGATCCTTGAACGAACGGAACGTCTTCGTTTCAAAGATCCGGTCCGCTCCCTTTTGAACCTCGACCTCCACGCCGACCCACCCGCCGCGAAACCCGTCCACTCCCATCACACGTCTCATTGTGATTCGCTCTCCTTGATTGTTGTATTCCGCCCGCCGCATGCGAGGACGGAGCGGAGCCTCTATTCCCCCGGACCCGGCCCCTTCCCTTTCACTCCGGAACTTGCGGAGCCTGAATCGGGCCCAGGCATTTCGTCTCGCCGCTTGAAAGGACCGCGCAGGTATGCCGGCCTCCGGCGCTGAGGGCGACGACGCCGGTCAGTCCGGAAAAAACCGGGTAGGCGGCCGTTTTGTCCTTAACGGCGCCCAACTGGCCGAGCGAGTTGCTTCCCCAGCAGA includes:
- a CDS encoding DUF429 domain-containing protein; translation: MRRVMGVDGFRGGWVGVEVEVQKGADRIFETKTFRSFKDLLVLDPFPDVIAIDIPIGLLGAESKGGRACDRQARRLLGPPRSSSVFSPPVRAALGAAVYEEAKRHGLTRQGFGILPKVREVDEQMTPELQKRILEVHPELSFREMNGRSMSHNKKGSQGRLDRIQALEDRLPGFSRSYLDVRPEGVAADDLLDAFAAAWTALRIVAGEAVRFPSDPPRDQKGLRMEIWY